A region from the Papaver somniferum cultivar HN1 unplaced genomic scaffold, ASM357369v1 unplaced-scaffold_125, whole genome shotgun sequence genome encodes:
- the LOC113331190 gene encoding glutathione S-transferase T3-like, giving the protein MTKAYLYVSVDSIVGKDQTSERMWNRILGAWRENMGTYDESRKANGLSCRWGLIQAAVTKFHAAYESVERAPKSGVSIENVKRDELRIYKETGDGSAFKFEHCWEILKENPKWCSLQLTRTGTSKKEKKTGESLVDSLAQTSLTSSLPDGVADVDNENIDAEQGVSRPPGKNTIKAKLQKAHEQKNIAGILSSFQTTVEKQHLLNQQELELKKEKDKKDHELMEILMKKELELKEKDQQLKEEAQRQKQKLGKRKECERIMTTDLTPLQPAIRKVYEQMQAKIIKEWEEEGLLGDDWLMI; this is encoded by the exons ATGACAAAGGCTTATCTATACGTCTCCGTCGATTCGATTGTAGGGAAGGATCAGACCAGTGAAAGGATGTGGAATCGTATTTTGGGTGCTTGGAGGGAAAACATGGGCACTTACGATGAGTCTCGGAAAGCCAATGGCTTATCATGCCGTTGGGGTCTGATCCAAGCTGCTGTAACCAAGTTTCATGCTGCATATGAATCTGTAGAGAGAGCTCCAAAAAGTGGAGTCTCGATTGAGAACGTG AAACGAGATGAACTGAGAATTTACAAGGAGACTGGGGATGGATCAGCATTCAAATTTGAACACTGTTGGGAAAttctgaaagaaaatcctaagtggTGTTCACTTCAACTCACTAGGACTGGGActtcaaagaaagaaaagaagactgGTGAAAGTCTTGTTGATAGTTTAGCACAGACATCACTTACTTCTTCACTGCCAGATGGTGTCGCGGATGTGGATAATGAGAACATTGATGCCGAACAAGGAGTTTCTCGACCTCCGGGTAAAAACACTATCAAAGCTAAACTCCAAAAAGCGCATGAACAGAAGAATATTGCAGGCATACTGAGTAGTTTCCAGACTACAGTTGAAAAGCAACACTTGCTTAATCAACAAGAACTGGAATTGAAGAAAGAAAAGGATAAAAAAGACCATGAACTGATGGAGATATTGATGAAAAAGGAATTGGAACTGAAAGAAAAGGATCAACAATTAAAGGAAGAAGCTCAAAGGCAGAAACAAAAATTAGGGAAGCGAAAGGAATGCGAGCGCATTATGACAACTGATCTTACTCCTCTTCAACCCGCCATACGGAAGGTTTATGAACAAATGCAGGCGAAAATTATAAAGGAATGGGAAGAGGAAGGTCTTTTGGGAGATGACTGGTTGATGATTTAA